One stretch of Streptomyces hygroscopicus DNA includes these proteins:
- a CDS encoding alanine racemase produces the protein MCMDQLVVDCGDLPVQEGDEVVLFGPGDRGEPTATEWAGELGTIHYEIVTGMYRPRVARTAVGAVP, from the coding sequence ATGTGCATGGACCAGCTCGTGGTCGACTGCGGTGACCTGCCCGTGCAGGAGGGCGACGAGGTGGTGCTGTTCGGCCCGGGCGACCGTGGCGAGCCCACAGCCACGGAGTGGGCCGGCGAGCTGGGCACGATCCACTACGAGATCGTCACCGGCATGTACCGCCCGCGGGTCGCCCGAACCGCGGTGGGAGCAGTACCGTGA
- a CDS encoding transposase, giving the protein MEDGDAVRAGGGLPAASRTALRGPAVRRLLALRAGKKLTAVHVRVAADALGVSERTVWRWLAAAERDESAVANPGARSRVDARFTVTPEVRGLLALWKGNVRAVHRELVLRAARQSPPADAPSLTTLHRAIRRDLTPGERAGLAGGERAARKHDVFLARPRGWRNKVWETDHMQAPVLVDVEGKARRPWITWFTDCATNAVTGVAVTPGDPSRESVLAALRSAVLREDPYGPFGGVPEKVRVDRGKDFLSRTVTAAFDLLDVTVEDLPAYTPHLKGTVEGLNRAVESMFLASLPGYASQPRPGKRASRPKDEVLLGFEDFTARLLDWTLWWNNEHRPAPLRGRTPLEAWQDDPTPLREVPAADLWTFTLEDAGTRTLSTRGIRFRKRDYVGPWMTGQAGIQVRIRFMPHHDHRIEVYHAATGRYLGPADLADQATEEQLRAVRRARSARARRLKKDLEASQRERYAAVTQPEAPQRLGTLTGAQAEAELAQTADSDLAQLALPDAIPHAAPPADWRTPASLAALTTPGPPVPHSSGSDGRAAPPTTDEDGDAS; this is encoded by the coding sequence ATGGAGGACGGTGACGCGGTCCGCGCAGGCGGTGGGCTGCCTGCGGCGTCGAGGACGGCGCTGCGTGGTCCGGCGGTGCGGCGGCTGCTCGCACTGCGGGCGGGCAAGAAGCTGACAGCAGTCCATGTACGGGTGGCCGCGGATGCGCTTGGAGTGTCGGAGCGCACGGTGTGGCGCTGGCTGGCCGCTGCCGAGCGTGACGAGTCCGCGGTCGCCAACCCCGGCGCACGCTCCCGGGTCGATGCAAGGTTCACGGTCACGCCCGAGGTCCGTGGACTGTTGGCGCTGTGGAAGGGGAACGTGCGGGCGGTTCACCGGGAACTGGTCCTGCGTGCTGCCAGGCAGTCTCCTCCTGCGGACGCACCGTCGCTGACGACGCTGCACCGGGCGATCCGCCGTGATCTGACGCCGGGGGAGCGGGCGGGTCTTGCGGGTGGGGAGCGGGCGGCGCGCAAGCATGATGTGTTCCTGGCCCGGCCGCGGGGCTGGCGCAACAAGGTGTGGGAGACCGACCACATGCAGGCGCCGGTGCTGGTTGACGTCGAGGGCAAGGCCCGCAGGCCGTGGATCACCTGGTTTACCGACTGCGCGACGAATGCGGTCACTGGCGTTGCGGTCACGCCGGGGGATCCGTCGCGGGAGTCGGTGCTGGCCGCGCTGCGCTCCGCGGTCCTGCGCGAGGACCCCTACGGCCCGTTCGGCGGCGTGCCCGAGAAGGTACGGGTGGACCGCGGCAAGGACTTCCTGTCCAGGACGGTGACGGCCGCGTTCGATCTCCTGGACGTGACGGTGGAGGACCTGCCCGCCTACACCCCTCACCTCAAGGGAACCGTGGAGGGGCTGAACCGGGCGGTGGAGAGCATGTTCCTGGCCTCGCTGCCCGGCTACGCCAGCCAGCCGCGCCCCGGCAAACGGGCTTCTCGTCCGAAGGATGAAGTGCTGCTGGGCTTCGAGGACTTCACCGCTCGGCTGCTGGATTGGACGCTGTGGTGGAACAACGAGCACCGCCCGGCGCCGTTGCGGGGCAGGACTCCGCTTGAGGCGTGGCAGGATGATCCGACCCCGCTGCGGGAGGTGCCGGCCGCGGATCTGTGGACGTTCACCCTGGAGGACGCCGGCACCCGCACGCTGAGCACCCGCGGCATCCGCTTCAGGAAGCGCGACTACGTGGGGCCGTGGATGACCGGCCAGGCCGGGATCCAGGTCCGTATCCGCTTCATGCCCCACCACGACCACCGCATCGAGGTCTACCACGCCGCCACCGGCCGCTACCTGGGGCCTGCGGACCTGGCCGACCAGGCCACCGAGGAACAGCTCCGCGCGGTACGGCGGGCGCGGTCCGCTCGCGCCCGCCGTCTGAAGAAGGACCTGGAGGCCTCGCAGCGGGAGCGCTACGCCGCCGTCACCCAGCCCGAGGCACCTCAACGGCTCGGCACGCTGACCGGTGCGCAGGCGGAGGCCGAGCTCGCCCAGACTGCCGACTCCGACCTCGCGCAGCTCGCGCTGCCGGACGCCATCCCGCACGCCGCGCCCCCGGCCGACTGGCGCACCCCTGCTTCCCTGGCCGCGCTGACCACACCAGGCCCGCCGGTCCCGCACTCATCCGGCAGCGACGGGCGGGCCGCACCTCCCACCACCGATGAAGACGGAGACGCCTCGTGA